A genomic window from Lotus japonicus ecotype B-129 chromosome 1, LjGifu_v1.2 includes:
- the LOC130728154 gene encoding fasciclin-like arabinogalactan protein 10 yields MGNYSPFLFLLALSLAAAAAVSAHNITEILAANPDYSSYNSFLSQTKLADEINSRQTITVLVIPNSAFSAITASHPLPVVKNVLSLLILLDYFDNTKLHQLTDGTTLSTTLFQTTGTATGNVGSVNITDLKGGKVAFGSAAPGSKLASTYTKSVKQIPYNISVLEISAPIIAPGVLSAPPPSSSVNLTALIEKAGCKTFASLVLSNGLIKTFQSAADKGLTIFAPSDEAFKARGVPDLSKLTNAEVVSLLQYHAVAKYLPVGSLKTTKDPISTLATNGAGKFEYTVSVAGDSVTLHTGVDSSRVADTVLDSTPLSIYSVDSVLLPPELFAKSPSPAPAPEPASAPSPAPASGPSPASAPSPLPASPPAPAGETPDGAPADAPSTAAERSTSGKSAGVTVKASVILTVTVTALSAFVISSVLMS; encoded by the coding sequence ATGGGTAACTACTCCcctttcctcttcctccttgCTCTCTCcctcgccgccgccgccgccgtctCCGCCCACAACATCACCGAGATTCTCGCCGCCAACCCCGACTACAGCTCCTACAACTCCTTCCTCTCCCAAACCAAGCTCGCCGACGAGATCAACAGCCGCCAAACCATCACCGTCCTCGTCATCCCTAACTCCGCATTCTCCGCCATCACCGCCTCCCACCCTCTCCCCGTCGTCAAGAACGTGCTCAGCCTCCTCATCCTCCTCGACTACTTCGACAACACCAAACTCCACCAACTCACCGACGGCACCACACTCTCCACCACTCTCTTCCAAACCACCGGCACCGCCACCGGCAACGTCGGATCCGTCAACATCACCGACCTCAAAGGCGGCAAGGTCGCCTTCGGCTCCGCCGCACCCGGCTCCAAACTCGCCTCCACCTACACCAAATCCGTCAAGCAAATCCCCTACAACATCTCCGTCCTCGAGATCAGCGCTCCGATCATCGCTCCCGGAGTCCTCTCCGCTCCTCCGCCGTCTTCCTCCGTCAATCTAACCGCTCTCATCGAGAAAGCCGGTTGCAAAACGTTTGCGTCGTTAGTCCTCTCTAACGGCCTCATCAAAACGTTCCAATCTGCTGCTGACAAAGGCTTGACCATCTTCGCACCGTCGGATGAAGCTTTCAAGGCACGTGGCGTCCCTGATCTGAGCAAGCTCACCAACGCTGAGGTAGTCTCGCTCTTACAGTATCACGCCGTCGCTAAGTACCTGCCAGTTGGATCCCTCAAAACCACCAAGGATCCAATCAGCACTCTCGCCACCAACGGCGCCGGGAAGTTCGAGTACACTGTCTCCGTCGCCGGCGACTCCGTCACTCTCCACACCGGCGTTGATTCCTCCAGGGTTGCCGACACCGTGCTTGACTCCACTCCACTCTCGATTTACTCTGTCGACAGCGTGCTTCTTCCACCGGAGCTTTTCGCGAAGTCGCCGTCTCCCGCTCCGGCGCCGGAGCCTGCTAGTGCGCCTTCTCCGGCTCCGGCTTCTGGTCCCTCCCCAGCTTCGGCTCCCTCGCCGCTTCCGGCGTCGCCTCCGGCTCCTGCAGGTGAGACTCCTGACGGTGCTCCGGCTGATGCTCCGTCTACTGCGGCGGAGAGGAGCACTTCCGGCAAGTCTGCTGGTGTCACGGTGAAAGCTTCTGTGATTCTCACCGTTACTGTAACTGCCTTGTCTGCTTTTGTGATTTCATCTGTTCTCATGTCCTGA